The Coffea eugenioides isolate CCC68of chromosome 8, Ceug_1.0, whole genome shotgun sequence genome has a segment encoding these proteins:
- the LOC113780038 gene encoding putative receptor-like protein kinase At3g47110 yields MAYERKNFRLASSSCFLFCTLFHIFITASAAAIHFETSNETDYQSLLDIKGLIQGDPFQALSSWNDSIHFCDWRGVTCGLLHQRVTVLNMSSFHLVGSLSPSIGNLTFLRELNIPDNNFHGMIPEEVGRLFRLQYLRFANNSFEGELPLNISGCSELSILDLRGNRLIGRIRDDLSTLSKLYALSLSRNNFSGSIPPSLGNISSLQILSISRNNLGGNIPAEIGRLSNLHVLELSSNKLLGAVPPQLYNISTLQIFSITNNLLSGQFPATVGLTLPNLTLFLADLNQFFGSIPTTLANVSGLIKISIGDNSLTGPIPQNLGSLKELQVLHFGHNPLGTDKANDISFISSLTNCTNLQILSLSRIQIGGMLPTAIANLSTKLTSLWLNDNIISGSLPSGIGNLASLGYLDVRNNSLSGIIPDSVGKLVKMQELYLSENSFTGEIPSTIGDISELQILVLEQNMLTGNIPVSLSNCSNLQGFTVSQNRLSGALPKELLGLSSLSIGLLLAQNQFTGSLPSKVGNLKNLVSLDISENKLSGEIPTSIDGCEMLEYLRLKGNFLEGSVPSTLGELKSIQVIDLSQNNLSGQIPASLAKLKFISTLNLSYNMPEGEVPMDGIFANSSAFSALGNGKLCGGIKALNLSSCPKPTKKKAKLSTPIVIVIAITIPLAIVLLLISAYAIHRLRSSKQQLPFTSAAEKQNQKLSYAELYDSTNGFSSENLIGEGKYGSVYKGVLKPDEQMVAVKVLKLHQHGAHKSFLVECAALRNIRHRNLVKIITSCSSLDFKQNDFKALIFEYVPNGSLENWLHPSSAEEEGQSLMKLQLIQRLNIAIDIASALDYLHNHCGTPIIHCDIKPSNILLGDDFRALVSDFGLAKFLSSIEGRSHQHQSSSVAIRGTVGYVAPEYGMGGEVSTQGDVYSYGILLLELFTGKRPTDSMFTEDFSLHSYVKTALSHQVIEIVDPKISMEAESIAGIITKTSKGGSISQEECYLSMFRIGVSCSLEIQRDRMNIKDVLSGLQAIRNEFVQVINESQMR; encoded by the exons ATGGCATATGAAAGGAAGAATTTCAGGCTAGCAAGCTCAtcttgttttttgttttgtactCTTTTTCATATCTTTATTACTGCTTCTGCTGCTGCAATTCATTTCGAGACAAGCAATGAGACAGACTACCAATCTCTGCTTGACATCAAGGGTCTAATACAAGGAGATCCATTCCAGGCTCTAAGCTCCTGGAATGATTCCATTCATTTTTGTGATTGGCGTGGAGTCACATGTGGCCTGCTTCATCAAAGAGTCACTGTCTTGAATATGTCATCATTTCACTTGGTTGGTTCTCTTTCTCCCTCCATAGGAAACCTTACCTTTCTCAGAGAACTCAATATTCCGGATAACAATTTTCATGGTATGATTCCTGAAGAAGTAGGCAGACTTTTTCGGCTTCAATATCTTCGTTTTGCCAATAATTCCTTTGAGGGAGAACTTCCATTAAATATCTCGGGTTGTTCAGAGCTAAGTATTCTTGATTTAAGGGGTAACAGGCTCATCGGGCGAATTCGAGATGACTTGAGCACTTTATCTAAGCTTTATGCTCTGAGCCTTTCCAGGAATAATTTCTCAGGCAGCATTCCACCATCTTTGGGTAATATTTCCTCTCTTCAGATACTTAGCATATCAAGAAACAATCTAGGTGGAAATATTCCAGCTGAGATTGGTCGGCTTTCAAATCTGCATGTCCTTGAGCTGTCCTCAAATAAACTTTTAGGTGCAGTTCCTCCTCAGCTCTACAACATTTCGACACTCCAGATCTTTTCTATTACTAACAATCTATTAAGTGGACAGTTTCCTGCTACTGTGGGATTGACTCTTCCAAACCTTACTTTATTTTTGGCTGATTTGAACCAATTCTTTGGATCAATTCCAACTACATTAGCAAATGTTTCAGGGCTCATAAAAATTAGCATAGGAGACAATTCACTCACAGGACCAATTCCACAAAATCTAGGTAGCCTGAAAGAACTTCAGGTTTTGCATTTTGGCCATAATCCCCTTGGAACTGATAAAGCAAATGATATTAGCTTTATTTCCTCCTTAACAAATTGCACAAATCTACAAATATTGAGTTTGTCAAGAATTCAAATTGGAGGCATGCTACCAACtgccattgccaatctttcaacCAAACTCACATCTTTGTGGCTGAATGATAACATTATATCTGGTAGCTTACCTTCCGGGATTGGAAACCTTGCAAGCTTGGGCTATCTCGATGTGCGTAACAATTCTCTCTCAGGCATAATTCCTGATTCTGTGGGGAAACTTGTTAAAATGCAGGAGCTTTATCTGTCTGAAAATAGCTTCACAGGAGAAATTCCTTCAACAATCGGTGACATTTCTGAACTACAGATTCTTGTATTAGAACAGAACATGCTTacaggtaacattcctgtttcTTTGAGTAACTGCAGTAACTTGCAAGGATTTACTGTTAGTCAGAATCGCCTAAGTGGAGCTTTACCTAAAGAACTTCTTGGTCTTTCATCTCTCTCTATTGGCCTCCTCTTAGCTCAAAACCAATTCACCGGATCATTACCATCGAAAGTTGGCAATTTGAAGAATCTTGTGTCATTGGATATTTCAGAAAACAAATTATCTGGTGAAATTCCAACCTCTATTGATGGTTGTGAGATGTTGGAATATCTTCGGTTGAAAGGTAACTTTTTGGAAGGCTCTGTACCTTCTACATTAGGAGAATTGAAAAGCATTCAGGTCATAGATCTATCTCAGAATAATTTGTCAGGGCAAATTCCAGCTTCTTTGGCAAAATTAAAATTCATCAGCACTCTAAATCTTTCCTATAATATGCCAGAAGGTGAAGTGCCAATGGATGGGATCTTTGCAAACTCTAGTGCCTTTTCAGCACTGGGGAATGGAAAGCTATGCGGAGGAATCAAAGCATTGAACTTATCATCTTGTCCTAAACCTACCAAAAAGAAAGCAAAGCTGTCTACTCCTATAGTAATAGTTATTGCCATTACTATTCCTCTAGCTATAGTTTTACTACTCATATCTGCCTATGCAATTCATAGACTAAGAAGCTCAAAACAACAATTACCTTTTACTTCTGCAGCAGAAAAACAGAATCAGAAGCTCTCATATGCAGAATTATATGATTCCACCAATGGTTTTTCTTCAGAAAATTTGATTGGTGAAGGTAAATATGGCTCTGTTTACAAAGGGGTCCTCAAACCTGATGAGCAAATGGTTGCTGTTAAGGTTCTTAAGCTCCACCAACATGGTGCCCATAAGAGCTTCTTGGTTGAATGTGCAGCGTTGAGAAACATCCGCCATCGAAACCTTGTCAAGATCATAACCTCTTGTTCAAGTTTAGACTTCAAGCAGAACGATTTCAAGGCTTTGATTTTCGAATATGTGCCTAATGGAAGTTTAGAGAATTGGTTACATCCAAGTTCAGCTGAGGAAGAGGGACAAAGCCTAATGAAGCTCCAGTTGATACAAAGACTGAATATTGCAATCGACATTGCGTCCGCCTTGGATTACCTTCATAACCATTGTGGGACACCGATTATCCACTGTGATATAAAGCCAAGCAACATACTTCTAGGTGATGATTTTCGTGCCTTGGTTAGTGATTTTGGCCTAGCAAAATTTCTTTCCTCCATCGAAGGTAGATCCCATCAACATCAAAGCAGCTCAGTAGCAATTAGAGGAACAGTTGGATATGTTGCTCCAG AATATGGCATGGGTGGAGAGGTATCAACACAAGGAGATGTATACAGCTATGGTATTCTATTGCTTGAATTGTTTACAGGGAAAAGGCCTACTGACAGCATGTTCACAGAAGATTTTAGTCTCCATAGTTATGTTAAGACGGCTCTTTCCCATCAGGTAATCGAAATTGTTGATCCAAAGATCTCAATGGAAGCAGAATCCATAGCAGGTATAatcaccaaaacaagcaaaGGCGGCAGCATCAGTCAGGAGGAATGCTACCTATCGATGTTTCGGATTGGTGTTTCATGCTCTTTAGAAATTCAAAGGGACAGGATGAATATTAAAGATGTCCTCAGTGGATTACAAGCAATCAGGAATGAGTTTGTTCAGGTTATAAATGAGAGCCAAATGAGATGA
- the LOC113780039 gene encoding uncharacterized protein LOC113780039, with amino-acid sequence MPKSWNHTVISLIPKTQNPTNLKSYRPISLCNVVYKVISKILANRLKEVLSYCISKNQAAFIPGRQILDNVILSHEYLHYMKNKKQGQSGFMAVKLDMSKAYDRVEWKFLDSMMAKMGFGMVWRQWIWSCLTSVTYSFNINGEPKEFVIPERGIRQGDPLSPYLFLLCSEGFSNLLKQAEGNKRISGMKISRNGPSITHLFFADDSLIFCNAEREEACELIQILRRYEKGSGQSINLEKSSVFFSSNVDYQRRREVRQSLGSIQVATQRRYLGLPMVITRSKQQVFGYIKDSISRRMASWKNKLLSQGGKEVLLKAMSMAMPVYTMSCFKLPNKLCKEVSSMFANYWWGEAEGKNKMHWCAWGRLTKEKKVGGLGFKDLQNFNKALLAKQVWRLISKPNLLVSKVLRAKYCHKDSIFRCKVPKCASWIWQSLMNVRDFVQNGTRKKIGNGKATNIWRDKWIPGNKDGKVTSVMPLSCNITRVEELICGFRWRIPLVFRTFNRKEAEEILEIPISISGKDDSNYWIHSGNGIYTVNSGYKALCKGTVQHKGRRENEAETSIASSYEKQWKWMWRLNVKSKIKHFLWKCLHGLLPVNSLVFKRTHKGDPICGGCGEQEESIEHMFFQCSKAQEVWKMAPLQWDGLREQTGNFQAWWTALLEATCRTEGKEHIELTVNILWQLWKRRNEWQFNAKHRHPWKTIQKAQQEWQELKAVQSKQEIFTEDAVIADEEEDLEEARRNEIQIRISTKVQDQTNRVGMGIFASTFNNQWVAAWALIDRKTMNQMQSTAEAVKMAIIKARHQQWKEIVVHIPCPQLLKMIKERMAKDIKMATLIDDINDLRSLFQKCSFCLDRSLDSRCEVISDYALGIFQDEEWINPQCV; translated from the coding sequence ATGCCCAAATCCTGGAATCATACTGTCATTTCTCTCATTCCCAAAACACAAAATCCTACTAATCTGAAGAGCTATAGGCCAATTAGCCTCTGTAATGTAGTTTATAAAGTGATTTCAAAAATATTGGCCAATAGACTCAAGGAAGTGTTAAGCTATTGCATTAGCAAAAATCAAGCAGCTTTTATCCCAGGTAGGCAAATCCTTGACAATGTCATTCTGTCTCATGAATATTTGCattacatgaaaaataaaaaacaaggtCAGAGTGGTTTTATGGCTGTGAAACTTGACATGTCCAAGGCCTACGACAGAGTGGAGTGGAAATTCCTTGATTCCATGATGGCTAAGATGGGCTTCGGTATGGTTTGGAGGCAATGGATTTGGAGCTGCCTTACCTCAGTCACATACTCCTTTAATATTAATGGAGAGCCAAAAGAGTTTGTAATTCCAGAAAGAGGAATTAGACAAGGTGATCCACTATCAccttatcttttccttttatgtTCAGAAGGCTTTTCTAATTTATTGAAGCAGGCtgaaggaaacaaaaggatttCTGGGATGAAGATAAGCAGGAATGGCCCAAGCATAACTCACTTATTCTTTGCAGACGATTCTTTAATATTCTGTAACGCTGAAAGAGAGGAAGCCTGTGAACTTATTCAAATCCTGAGGAGGTATGAGAAGGGGTCTGGTCAATCTATCAATCTGGAAAAATCCTCCGTGTTCTTCAGTAGTAATGTGGATTATCAGAGGAGAAGGGAAGTGAGGCAAAGTCTAGGCTCAATTCAGGTTGCTACACAAAGGAGATATCTGGGACTACCTATGGTGATAACAAGATCTAAACAGCAAGTTTTTGGCTATATTAAGGACAGTATTAGCAGGAGAATGGCAAGCTGGAAGAACAAGCTGCTCAGCCAAGGTGGGAAGGAGGTATTATTGAAGGCAATGTCTATGGCAATGCCAGTCTATACAATGTCCTGCTTTAAGCTGCCAAACAAACTTTGCAAAGAGGTGTCTTCCATGTTTGCTAACTACTGGTGGGGTGAAGCTGAAGGGAAAAATAAGATGCATTGGTGTGCATGGGGGAGATTGACTAAGGAGAAAAAAGTGGGAGGATTGGGATTCAAGGACCTGCAGAATTTTAACAAAGCATTGCTAGCCAAACAGGTATGGAGACTGATTTCCAAACCAAACCTATTGGTTAGTAAGGTTTTGAGAGCAAAGTACTGCCATAAGGACTCAATCTTTAGGTGCAAAGTTCCTAAGTGTGCATCGTGGATTTGGCAAAGCCTGATGAATGTTAGAGATTTTGTGCAAAATGGAACTAGGAAAAAGATAGGTAATGGCAAGGCAACCAACATTTGGAGGGACAAATGGATTCCGGGAAATAAGGATGGCAAAGTCACCTCTGTGATGCCTCTGAGCTGCAACATCACAAGAGTAGAGGAGTTGATCTGTGGCTTTCGATGGAGGATACCACTTGTGTTTAGGACCTTTAACCGGAAGGAGGCAGAGGAAATTCTGGAGATTCCTATTAGTATATCAGGAAAGGATGATAGCAATTACTGGATACATAGCGGCAATGGCATCTACACTGTCAACTCAGGTTACAAGGCATTGTGTAAAGGAACTGTTCAACACAAAGGAAGAAGAGAGAATGAGGCGGAAACTAGTATAGCAAGTTCCTATGAAAAGCAATGGAAGTGGATGTGGAGGCTGAACGTTAAGAGCAAGATCAAACATTTCCTTTGGAAGTGCCTACATGGTTTATTACCAGTCAACAGCCTGGTTTTTAAAAGAACACACAAAGGTGATCCAATCTGCGGTGGCTGTGGTGAACAAGAAGAGTCAATCGAACACATGTTTTTCCAATGCAGCAAAGCACAAGAGGTGTGGAAAATGGCTCCATTACAATGGGATGGGTTAAGGGAACAGACAGGGAATTTTCAAGCTTGGTGGACTGCTCTTCTGGAAGCTACATGCCGGACAGAAGGAAAGGAGCATATAGAGCTCACTGTGAACATCCTCTGGCAACTCTGGAAAAGGAGAAATGAATGGCAGTTCAATGCCAAACACAGGCACCCTTGGAAAACAATCCAAAAGGCTCAACAGGAATGGCAAGAACTAAAAGCTGTCCAGAGCAAGCAGGAAATATTCACTGAAGATGCGGTAATAGCAGATGAGGAAGAGGATCTGGAGGAGGCAAGAAGGAATGAAATTCAGATCAGAATATCAACCAAGGTGCAAGACCAAACCAACAGAGTTGGCATGGGGATTTTTGCATCTACTTTCAACAATCAGTGGGTGGCTGCCTGGGCACTTATTGACAGAAAAACAATGAATCAGATGCAGTCTACTGCAGAAGCTGTGAAAATGGCCATTATAAAGGCTAGACACCAGCAATGGAAGGAAATTGTTGTCCACATCCCCTGCCCCCAGCTATTGAAGATGATAAAGGAAAGGATGGCAAAGGACATCAAAATGGCTACTTTGATAGACGATATTAACGACCTCAGGTCTTTATTTCAGAAATGCTCTTTTTGCTTAGATAGGAGCTTAGATTCTAGATGTGAAGTGATTAGTGATTATGCTTTAGGCATATTTCAAGATGAGGAATGGATTAATCCTCAGTGTGTCTAA